A stretch of the Elephas maximus indicus isolate mEleMax1 chromosome 3, mEleMax1 primary haplotype, whole genome shotgun sequence genome encodes the following:
- the POGK gene encoding pogo transposable element with KRAB domain — MESTAYPLNMTLKEEEEEEEIQSRDLEDGHSDMQKVRICSEGGWVPALFDEVAIYFSDEEWEVLTEQQKALYREVMRMNYETVLSLEFPFPKPDMITRLEGEEESQKSNEWQLQGGPFPENEDSDVKPPDWAGPVSAASQFPPPSHFDSFGLRLPRDLTELPEWSEGYPFYMAMGFPGYDLSADDIAGKFQFSRGMRRSYDAGFKLMVVEYAESTNNCQAAKQFGVLEKNVRDWRKVKPQLQNAHAMRRAFRGPKNGRFALVDQRVAEYVRYMQAKGDPITREAMQLKALEIAQEMNIPEKGFKASLGWCRRMMRRYDLSLRHKVPVPQHLPEDLTEKLVTYQRSVLALRRTHEYEVAQMGNADETPICLEVPSRVTVDNQGEKPVLVKTPGREKLKITAMLGVLADGRKLPPYIILRGTYIPPGKFPSGMEIRCHRYGWMTEDLMQDWLEVVWRRRTGAAPKQRGMLILNGFRGHATDSVKSSMENMNTDMVIIPGGLTSQLQVLDVVVYKPLNDSVRAQYSNWLLAGNLALSPTGNAKKPPLGLFLEWVMVAWNSISSESIVQGFKKCHISSNLEDEDDVLWEIESELSGGGEPPKECDAESMAESK, encoded by the exons ATGGAGTCCACAGCCTACCCTCTCAATATGACcctgaaggaagaggaagaggaagaagagattcAGAGCCGGGACCTGGAGGATGGCCACTCGGATATGCAGAAAGTGCGAATCTGCTCAGAGGGTGGATGG GTACCGGCCCTATTTGATGAGGTGGCCATATATTTTTCCGATGAGGAGTGGGAAGTTTTGACGGAGCAACAAAAGGCCCTCTACCGGGAAGTCATGAGGATGAATTATGAAACTGTCCTGTCCCTGG AATTCCCATTTCCTAAGCCGGACATGATCACTCGGCTGGAAGGGGAGGAAGAGTCTCAGAAGTCTAACGAATGGCAGCTCCAAGGAGGACCTTTCCCAG AAAACGAAGACTCTGACGTGAAGCCTCCAGATTGGGCAGGCCCAGTGAGTGCTGCCTCCCAATTTCCTCCGCCTTCCCACTTTGACAGCTTTGGCCTCCGTTTGCCTCGGGACCTCACAGAGCTGCCCGAGTGGAGCGAGGGGTACCCTTTCTACATGGCCATGGGCTTCCCCGGGTATGACCTCTCGGCTGACGATATCGCCGGCAAGTTTCAGTTCAGCCGAGGCATGCGCCGCAGTTACGACGCAGGGTTcaagttaatggtggtggaatacgCCGAGAGCACCAACAACTGCCAGGCCGCCAAGCAGTTCGGAGTGTTGGAAAAAAATGTCAGAGACTGGCGCAAAGTAAAGCCACAACTCCAAAACGCCCACGCCATGCGGCGGGCATTCCGGGGCCCCAAGAATGGGAGGTTTGCTTTGGTGGACCAACGTGTGGCCGAATATGTCAGATACATGCAGGCCAAAGGGGACCCTATCACCAGAGAGGCAATGCAGCTGAAAGCTCTCGAAATTGCCCAGGAAATGAACATTCCAGAGAAAGGGTTCAAAGCAAGCTTGGGTTGGTGTCGGAGAATGATGAGAAGGTATGACCTGTCTTTGAGGCATAAAGTGCCTGTGCCACAGCACCTGCCTGAAGACCTGACAGAGAAGCTGGTCACTTACCAGCGGAGTGTCCTGGCCCTGCGGAGGACGCATGAGTATGAGGTGGCGCAGATGGGGAATGCAGATGAGACTCCAATTTGTTTAGAGGTGCCGTCACGGGTGACTGTGGACAACCAGGGGGAGAAGCCCGTATTGGTCAAGACTCCAGGCAGGGAAAAACTGAAAATCACAGCGATGCTCGGTGTCTTGGCTGATGGGAGGAAGTTACCTCCATACAtcattttgagggggacatacATCCCGCCAGGGAAGTTCCCCAGTGGAATGGAAATCCGCTGTCACCGGTACGGATGGATGACTGAGGACTTGATGCAGGACTGGTTGGAAGTGGTGTGGAGACGGAGGACTGGTGCGGCACCCAAGCAGCGAGGGATGCTGATCCTGAACGGCTTTCGGGGCCATGCCACTGACTCGGTGAAGAGCTCCATGGAAAACATGAACACCGACATGGTTATCATCCCAGGAGGCCTGACCTCGCAGCTTCAGGTGCTGGACGTGGTGGTCTACAAACCCCTGAATGACAGTGTGCGGGCCCAGTACTCCAACTGGCTGCTGGCTGGGAACCTGGCCCTGAGCCCCACCGGGAATGCCAAGAAGCCACCCCTGGGCCTCTTTCTGGAATGGGTCATGGTGGCATGGAATAGCATCTCAAGTGAGTCCATCGTGCAAGGGTTCAAGAAGTGCCACATCTCCAGCAACTTGGAAGATGAAGATGATGTCCTGTGGGAAATTGAGAGTGAACTGTCAGGAGGAGGGGAACCACCAAAAGAATGTGATGCTGAAAGCATGGCGGAGAGCAAGTGA